In Panthera leo isolate Ple1 chromosome E3, P.leo_Ple1_pat1.1, whole genome shotgun sequence, a genomic segment contains:
- the LOC122209470 gene encoding translation initiation factor IF-2-like, with product MAFPGTPGVFSSEARMKISTSSPTVRATENERGDEPLLPARMFSKTELKAGYSRPKDGLVKERFCPEAFSAGITGPGPEAPREGVLGARGEARRALYRPSLPRAGASPAGPSAPRGHAWAPSGVGRARPGRPTPRHSRLASPPPPAGSPTPPPACPVRAAPSSLTTPAPGRAQRSHRRPEPGDLTSGRSRRQRTPSWDSAHPGATGSRKVRPREARNELCNRQGPQARTEAAARGTSASRARPATQAGSPLATGPHVGAPPPDAAAARSRRRHLRSWQPSREARRPAQAQTSRIPTAMETEALRG from the exons AACAGAAAATGAGCGTGGAGATGAGCCTCTGCTGCCAGCTCGTATGTTCTCCAAGACGGAGCTCAAGGCTGGATACAGCAGGCCAAAGGATGGCCTGGTAAAGGAGCGCTTTTGCCCCGAGGCTTTTTCAGCTGGGATCACG GGCCCTGGCCCGGAGGCGCCCCGGGAAGGGGTGCTGGGGGCACGCGGGGAAGCGCGCCGGGCACTCTACAGGCCCTCTTTACCCCGGGCCGGCGCGAGCCCCGCGGGCCCCTCGGCACCCCGCGGACACGCCTGGGCACCCAGCGGTGTGGGCCGCGCGCGCCCCGGCCGTCCCACGCCCCGCCACAGCCGACTCgcgtccccacctcccccagccggCTCCCCAACTCCCCCGCCCGCCTGCCCGGTGCGcgctgccccttcctccctcacgaCCCCAGCCCCCGGCCGGGCCCAGCGCTCCCACCGCAGACCCGAGCCGGGGGACCTCACCTCTGGCAGGAGCCGGCGGCAGCGGACGCCGTCGTGGGACTCAGCGCATCCTGGGGCCACAGGCAGCCGAAAAGTGAGGCCGCGCGAAGCCCGCAACGAGTTATGTAACCGGCAGGGGCCGCAAGCCCGGACGGAGGCGGCGGCCCGCGGCACTTCCGCCTCCCGCGCCCGGCCGGCGACGCAGGCCGGAAGCCCATTGGCCACCGGCCCCCACGTGGGGGCGCCTCCGCCCGACGCTGCAGCTGCCCGAAGCCGCCGCCGTCATCTTAGGAGCTGGCAGCCTTCCCGTGAGGCCCGGCGGCCGGCGCAGGCGCAGACGAGCCGGATTCCGACCG CaatggaaactgaggccttgaGAGGTTAA